A genomic window from Armatimonadota bacterium includes:
- a CDS encoding glutamate mutase L, with protein MAEVKTILATDCGSTTTKAILIEKQGDEYRLVVRGEAPTTVEAPFDDVTVGVVNAVREVEELSGRKILFEGSNPGEGIKIQVPTKDGVGVDMYLSTSSAGGGLQMTVAGVVKMMSAESAQRAALGAGAIIMDTIAIDDGRKEYQKVERIRQLRPDMILMSGGTDGGTVKHLVDIAEMLISADPKPRLGIGVKLPVIYAGNKDAVEAVKQILGDRVDLRVVPNLRPTLDRENLQPAREAIHELFLQHVMQQAPGYSKLMTWTSSGIMSTPNAVGKIIQTIAEQEKINVLAVDIGGATTDVFSVFSGVFTRTVSANLGMSYSICNVLAEAGIENIRRWIPFLADEGYVRNQLRNKMIRPTTIPQTLRDLYIEQAVAREALRLAFEHHKSLARELKGVQQVRTIADAISQEGTGKTLVHLMDLDMIVGSGGILSHAPRRAEAALMMLDAYQPEGVTMLAVDSIFMMPQLGILSTIMPEAASQVFERDCLIKLGTSIVPVGIGKEGQTACTVAVRYRKSQESEAKTYTIPFGSIKVIPLGVGEKAEVAITPARGFDVGSGRGRLHTVEVEGGVVGLIIDARGRPLVIPSEDDKRIAKLREWMEALGLRPE; from the coding sequence ATGGCAGAAGTCAAAACAATCTTGGCAACCGATTGCGGAAGTACTACTACAAAAGCAATTCTCATTGAAAAACAAGGCGATGAATACCGACTTGTGGTTCGCGGCGAGGCTCCCACGACTGTTGAAGCTCCGTTTGACGATGTAACGGTCGGGGTGGTGAATGCTGTTCGCGAGGTCGAAGAACTTTCTGGCCGAAAGATACTTTTCGAGGGGTCGAATCCTGGAGAAGGAATTAAAATTCAAGTGCCCACAAAAGATGGCGTAGGCGTAGACATGTATCTGTCAACATCCAGCGCGGGCGGCGGCCTCCAAATGACCGTTGCAGGCGTTGTGAAAATGATGAGCGCCGAAAGTGCTCAAAGAGCAGCGCTCGGAGCAGGGGCGATTATCATGGATACTATAGCCATTGATGACGGGCGCAAGGAGTATCAGAAGGTCGAACGCATTCGTCAGCTTAGGCCCGATATGATACTAATGTCTGGCGGCACTGACGGTGGGACGGTCAAACACCTCGTTGACATAGCTGAAATGCTTATTTCCGCCGACCCCAAGCCGAGACTCGGGATTGGCGTTAAACTTCCTGTAATCTATGCGGGGAATAAGGATGCTGTGGAAGCAGTCAAGCAGATACTTGGCGACCGCGTTGACCTTCGTGTCGTGCCTAATCTGCGTCCAACTCTCGACCGCGAGAACCTTCAACCAGCGCGTGAGGCAATCCATGAGCTGTTCCTCCAGCACGTTATGCAACAAGCTCCTGGCTACAGCAAGCTGATGACTTGGACAAGCTCTGGAATCATGTCCACCCCGAATGCTGTCGGCAAAATAATACAAACAATTGCCGAGCAGGAGAAAATCAATGTGCTAGCAGTTGATATAGGTGGTGCGACAACTGATGTGTTTTCCGTTTTTTCTGGCGTATTTACTCGTACTGTCAGCGCAAACTTAGGCATGAGCTACTCCATTTGCAACGTCCTCGCCGAAGCTGGGATAGAAAATATCCGTCGCTGGATTCCATTCCTTGCCGATGAGGGGTATGTAAGGAATCAACTTCGCAATAAGATGATTCGACCAACAACGATTCCCCAGACTCTTCGCGATCTTTATATCGAGCAGGCAGTCGCACGCGAGGCCCTCAGACTTGCATTTGAACATCATAAATCGCTTGCCCGTGAGCTCAAGGGCGTCCAGCAGGTTCGGACAATCGCCGATGCTATTAGCCAAGAAGGTACGGGCAAAACACTTGTTCATTTGATGGACCTCGATATGATTGTCGGCAGTGGTGGAATCCTAAGCCACGCTCCGAGGAGGGCAGAGGCTGCTCTTATGATGCTTGATGCCTATCAACCTGAGGGAGTAACAATGTTGGCAGTGGATTCGATATTTATGATGCCCCAGCTCGGAATACTCTCGACCATCATGCCCGAGGCGGCATCTCAGGTTTTTGAGCGTGATTGCCTCATTAAATTAGGAACCTCAATTGTTCCCGTAGGTATAGGCAAGGAGGGGCAGACGGCTTGCACCGTAGCAGTCAGGTATCGAAAATCACAAGAGAGTGAAGCAAAGACCTATACCATTCCATTCGGAAGCATCAAAGTGATTCCATTAGGCGTGGGTGAAAAAGCGGAAGTTGCGATTACTCCTGCCAGAGGTTTTGATGTTGGTTCAGGGCGAGGTCGCTTGCACACTGTTGAGGTTGAGGGCGGAGTGGTCGGTCTGATAATAGACGCACGGGGTCGTCCGCTGGTTATTCCTTCGGAGGATGATAAACGCATTGCCAAGTTGCGAGAATGGATGGAGGCATTAGGGCTAAGACCGGAGTAA
- a CDS encoding peptidyl-prolyl cis-trans isomerase encodes MKLFSLGALILLAVGINSVFAADASVEIPQYPGAKLANQDLRGGASVFEYNLPANAKPIEVWAFYKTKMGLGTGWVYTVNCDTPWGLVRVCKPKQANRTLGIAVAKSRLFIFNAPTEFGAESLNDWLNDIMLQIMPPVAIVDGQPISSRDYYRRLERIPLSVEGNISGLSVLRDLISESLQAKLAERESVVPTAEQIEEAWQATVKIPEIARQFTEGSLTQDEMREMIRIQQTQYNLATKGVVVTDKEVEEYYNQHKAEEFTVPEQAVVAAIFAKNKDIADKAAQMLREGKDFGEVALELSDDKVSAKAGGRLRRPITRGSQEVPKEVQDIVLSTPVGQWTDPIEAGGGEYVIFKVLDKKEAVVRPLEEVRIHIRQKLMLEKGKSANDLNQLMQQAWRDATIKINLRRYQTAIFNLVKGSE; translated from the coding sequence ATGAAGTTATTTTCGCTTGGTGCGTTGATATTGCTAGCGGTTGGCATAAACTCCGTGTTCGCGGCAGATGCTTCGGTTGAGATTCCCCAATACCCTGGAGCAAAGCTTGCCAATCAGGACCTGCGTGGCGGTGCTAGTGTGTTTGAATATAACTTGCCAGCGAATGCAAAGCCGATCGAAGTTTGGGCGTTCTACAAAACCAAGATGGGTCTTGGCACGGGTTGGGTTTATACTGTTAATTGTGATACGCCTTGGGGGCTAGTGCGCGTATGCAAACCTAAGCAAGCAAATCGAACTTTAGGCATTGCGGTTGCAAAATCTCGACTTTTTATTTTCAATGCCCCCACGGAATTTGGCGCAGAAAGCTTAAACGATTGGCTAAATGACATAATGCTCCAAATCATGCCCCCGGTTGCAATCGTGGATGGCCAACCGATTAGCAGTCGTGATTACTACCGGCGTCTTGAGCGCATTCCATTAAGCGTTGAAGGAAATATTAGTGGCTTATCGGTTTTAAGAGACCTAATAAGCGAATCCCTCCAGGCAAAGCTAGCGGAAAGGGAGAGTGTCGTTCCTACTGCTGAGCAAATCGAGGAAGCTTGGCAGGCAACCGTTAAGATTCCTGAGATTGCACGCCAATTTACAGAGGGAAGCCTAACCCAAGACGAGATGAGGGAGATGATTCGCATTCAACAAACGCAATACAACCTTGCTACTAAGGGCGTTGTAGTTACTGATAAGGAGGTAGAGGAATACTATAACCAACACAAAGCTGAAGAATTCACCGTACCTGAGCAAGCTGTCGTTGCCGCTATTTTTGCGAAAAACAAGGACATTGCGGATAAAGCCGCCCAGATGTTAAGAGAGGGCAAAGATTTCGGCGAGGTGGCGTTGGAGTTGTCGGATGACAAAGTTTCGGCGAAGGCAGGCGGGCGCCTAAGGAGACCAATTACGCGCGGCAGCCAGGAGGTGCCCAAGGAAGTTCAGGATATCGTACTGAGCACACCTGTTGGTCAATGGACTGACCCAATTGAGGCAGGCGGCGGCGAGTACGTTATCTTCAAAGTGTTGGATAAGAAAGAAGCTGTGGTTAGACCCTTAGAAGAAGTGCGCATCCACATCCGTCAAAAACTAATGCTTGAGAAAGGCAAGTCGGCTAACGATTTGAACCAATTAATGCAGCAAGCATGGAGGGATGCGACAATCAAAATCAATCTCAGACGCTATCAAACGGCGATTTTCAATTTGGTAAAAGGTTCAGAATAA
- a CDS encoding acetylxylan esterase, with protein sequence MKVGSFLSAAIIAICLFTYAIATEERSMHLNPYDIGSIHDNRCEEIRHLDMIYSFAAPATKKAWSERAKYLREQILTGAGLLPTPEKTPLNVRIFGRIERDDYSIEKVYFESFPGFYVTGNLFRPIGKKGPFPAVLNTHGHWSDGRLVHREETSIPGRCINFAKQGYIAFAYDMIGFLDSKQVEHRLGQLDGEREHLWGISIGGLQLWNSIRAVDFLLSLPDVDKNRIACTGASGGGTQTFLLTAVDDRVKFSAPVNMISSTMQGGCQCENPPLIRLDTNNMEIGALAAPRPLLLVSATGDWTVKTPTVEFPAIKSVYKLLGVEDKVAYVQFDAPHNYNKDSREAVYAWFGRWILGNPDPSAFKERPFEIEKPEDMLVFAKEPRPANALDAKGIIENRIEAAKKQLQTMKPYDEESLKLFRKTFGVPFKHCLAAVMPKNAEVIAEPRGTFVFGNFKGEKLVIGRKGKGDQIPACLIHPNSTARKPHATLIVGSSKSDILINHDTLVRILLDKGTTVLTIDCFNTGEAICENPNRTTKYKFFSTYNRTDTANRVQDILTALSYLQSMKGISSVSLIGIGEAGPWCMLARALAEGVQKTIIDANGFDSSNDQAFVEKLFVPCLRRAGDFQTASALICPGWLFIHNTRGFFKTDWVEDVYRAAGALSSLKIRGTRATDAEIADWVTRVQ encoded by the coding sequence ATGAAAGTAGGTTCATTTTTGTCGGCCGCCATAATTGCCATTTGTTTGTTCACATACGCAATTGCCACTGAAGAAAGGAGCATGCATTTGAATCCATATGATATTGGTAGCATCCACGATAACCGATGTGAGGAAATTCGACATTTGGATATGATATACTCGTTCGCCGCACCTGCAACAAAGAAGGCATGGTCCGAGCGAGCGAAATACCTGCGCGAACAAATACTCACAGGCGCAGGGCTCCTTCCAACGCCAGAAAAGACGCCTCTCAACGTACGCATCTTTGGACGAATCGAGCGGGACGACTACTCTATTGAAAAGGTTTATTTCGAGAGTTTCCCAGGCTTTTATGTAACAGGCAATCTCTTCCGGCCGATTGGTAAGAAGGGACCGTTCCCGGCAGTATTAAACACCCATGGCCACTGGAGCGATGGCAGACTAGTGCATAGAGAGGAAACCTCAATCCCCGGCAGATGCATTAATTTCGCAAAGCAAGGATACATCGCATTTGCTTATGATATGATTGGCTTTCTCGACTCCAAACAGGTTGAACACCGACTTGGCCAACTTGACGGCGAACGTGAGCATTTGTGGGGCATCAGCATCGGCGGCCTGCAACTTTGGAACAGCATCAGGGCAGTTGACTTCCTACTTTCTTTGCCCGATGTGGATAAGAACCGCATTGCATGCACCGGAGCATCCGGCGGTGGCACGCAAACCTTCCTCTTAACGGCGGTTGACGACCGGGTGAAATTTTCAGCACCTGTTAACATGATATCCTCCACAATGCAAGGCGGCTGTCAATGTGAAAACCCACCGCTCATTAGGCTTGACACAAATAACATGGAGATTGGTGCGCTAGCCGCTCCCCGTCCACTACTTCTTGTCTCCGCCACTGGCGACTGGACTGTAAAAACGCCGACAGTCGAGTTCCCTGCGATTAAAAGCGTTTACAAGCTTCTTGGTGTAGAGGATAAAGTGGCATACGTTCAGTTTGATGCACCACATAACTACAACAAAGACAGCCGTGAAGCCGTATATGCTTGGTTTGGACGTTGGATTTTAGGTAACCCAGACCCGTCAGCATTCAAGGAGCGCCCTTTTGAAATCGAGAAACCCGAAGACATGCTTGTTTTTGCAAAAGAGCCGCGGCCTGCAAATGCTCTGGATGCCAAAGGAATTATTGAAAACCGCATAGAGGCAGCGAAAAAACAGCTCCAAACAATGAAACCGTACGACGAGGAAAGTTTAAAGCTGTTTCGAAAAACGTTTGGCGTGCCATTCAAGCATTGTCTTGCCGCCGTGATGCCCAAAAATGCCGAAGTTATAGCTGAACCACGCGGAACCTTTGTTTTTGGCAATTTCAAAGGCGAAAAGCTTGTGATTGGACGCAAGGGAAAAGGCGACCAAATTCCAGCCTGCCTCATTCACCCGAATTCTACCGCAAGAAAGCCTCACGCGACATTAATCGTTGGAAGCTCCAAGAGCGACATTCTTATCAATCATGACACACTCGTCCGTATTCTCCTAGACAAAGGCACGACTGTTCTTACAATAGACTGCTTTAACACTGGAGAAGCAATTTGTGAAAATCCCAATCGAACAACAAAGTATAAATTCTTTTCTACGTATAACCGCACCGACACGGCAAATCGTGTCCAGGATATCTTAACTGCTCTGTCCTACCTACAAAGCATGAAAGGTATATCATCAGTCAGCCTTATTGGAATTGGCGAGGCGGGTCCCTGGTGCATGCTTGCTAGGGCTCTCGCTGAAGGGGTTCAAAAAACTATTATAGATGCAAATGGCTTTGACTCATCCAATGATCAAGCTTTCGTTGAAAAGCTTTTCGTACCATGTCTCAGAAGAGCAGGTGATTTTCAAACGGCAAGTGCACTAATTTGCCCTGGCTGGCTATTTATACACAATACAAGGGGCTTTTTCAAAACAGACTGGGTTGAGGACGTCTACCGTGCCGCTGGAGCATTGTCTTCTCTGAAAATTCGGGGCACAAGGGCCACCGACGCCGAAATTGCCGACTGGGTTACCCGTGTTCAATAA
- a CDS encoding MFS transporter, whose product MSTKASSSSSYVASARSELFAASCIALVVSAIAFGIRGDTLGDFMKQFNATPDAIGWAIVGAFWGFTIAIALSGIVCDWLGMKTLLVFAWILHMAGISGTVFANSIQMLAIGTLLIGFGNGFIEGAVNPLVATLYPEDKTAKLNALHAWWPGGIVIGTVIAYIMSLFNASWQIKTGVLFIPTLLYGAMFIKLKLPPTERVQSGVSTARMWRSIFSLYLVFWVCMWLSAATELGTNQWIAEMMKNSGIKVGTLVLGWISFVMLIGRVFAGPVVHKLSPIGVLLLSSIVSFIGLIALSMAKGPVMAFLAATVFSAGICYFWPTMLGYTSERFPEGGALLMGLMGAAGMASAGFAQPIFGGWYEKFGVVGALRHAAILPAILTVVMAVFYVIHKLEGGYRAVKLTPAESAASTQAEAEVTPEVTTKLEES is encoded by the coding sequence TTGAGTACAAAAGCTTCAAGCTCATCAAGTTATGTTGCGAGCGCTCGCTCAGAGTTATTTGCTGCAAGTTGCATTGCGCTGGTAGTAAGCGCAATCGCATTTGGTATTCGCGGTGACACTCTAGGCGATTTTATGAAGCAGTTTAACGCGACACCAGATGCGATTGGATGGGCGATTGTGGGTGCATTCTGGGGCTTCACGATTGCAATCGCCTTAAGTGGGATTGTTTGCGACTGGCTTGGGATGAAGACACTGCTAGTATTCGCATGGATACTGCACATGGCTGGCATCAGTGGGACTGTCTTTGCTAACAGTATTCAAATGTTAGCCATAGGAACTTTGCTAATCGGTTTTGGAAACGGTTTTATTGAGGGTGCTGTCAATCCTCTAGTAGCTACATTGTATCCCGAGGACAAGACTGCCAAACTGAACGCATTGCATGCGTGGTGGCCCGGCGGAATCGTAATTGGAACTGTTATTGCTTATATTATGTCGCTTTTCAACGCAAGTTGGCAGATTAAGACGGGCGTGCTTTTCATCCCCACGCTTTTATACGGCGCAATGTTCATCAAGCTCAAGCTCCCGCCTACCGAGCGCGTCCAATCTGGAGTGTCAACTGCTAGAATGTGGCGTTCCATTTTCTCCTTGTATTTGGTTTTTTGGGTTTGTATGTGGTTGAGTGCGGCAACCGAGCTAGGCACGAATCAGTGGATAGCTGAGATGATGAAAAATAGCGGAATTAAGGTCGGGACCCTTGTCCTTGGGTGGATTAGCTTTGTAATGCTGATAGGACGTGTGTTTGCAGGTCCAGTAGTGCATAAACTGTCGCCCATTGGTGTGCTGCTGCTTTCGTCAATTGTTTCTTTCATAGGTTTGATTGCGCTTAGCATGGCTAAGGGGCCAGTAATGGCGTTTTTGGCAGCGACGGTTTTCTCTGCAGGCATTTGCTACTTCTGGCCCACAATGTTAGGATACACATCAGAGCGGTTCCCTGAGGGTGGGGCGCTCCTTATGGGTTTGATGGGCGCCGCGGGAATGGCTTCTGCTGGTTTTGCCCAGCCAATCTTTGGAGGCTGGTACGAAAAATTCGGGGTCGTTGGCGCTCTGAGGCATGCAGCAATTCTTCCTGCCATTCTGACTGTTGTCATGGCGGTCTTCTATGTCATTCATAAGCTTGAGGGTGGTTACAGAGCTGTTAAGCTTACCCCGGCTGAATCAGCAGCTTCTACTCAAGCCGAGGCAGAAGTGACGCCAGAAGTTACCACAAAGTTGGAAGAGAGCTAG
- a CDS encoding RNA polymerase sigma factor, with protein MTKPADKSKMEMPDSEFVRLAKQGNTLAFENLYRRYNAKIYNFSRQIVGHEEDAEDATQEAFVRAWNALEQLREGDSFNVWLHRIALNVCKDLLKKRAKASTNTIKITPNDENKSEEIHIAGKEPDPSSKLEIEEKRRVVAKAIDALSPEHRLVVTMHHLEGMDIESIAEVLGTRRGTVMSRLARAREVLRRKLAPYVEP; from the coding sequence ATGACTAAGCCGGCTGATAAAAGCAAAATGGAGATGCCCGATTCCGAATTTGTGCGATTAGCAAAGCAAGGAAATACCTTGGCCTTTGAAAATTTATACCGGCGCTATAACGCCAAGATTTATAATTTCTCAAGGCAAATTGTCGGGCACGAAGAGGATGCTGAAGATGCAACTCAAGAAGCTTTTGTCCGCGCATGGAACGCTCTTGAGCAATTACGAGAAGGCGATTCGTTTAATGTTTGGCTTCATCGTATTGCACTAAATGTTTGCAAGGATCTCTTAAAGAAACGCGCAAAAGCTTCGACAAATACAATAAAAATAACTCCGAATGATGAAAATAAATCTGAAGAAATCCATATCGCTGGCAAGGAACCTGACCCTTCTTCGAAGCTTGAAATTGAAGAAAAAAGGCGTGTAGTGGCAAAGGCAATTGATGCATTAAGCCCAGAACATAGGCTTGTAGTTACAATGCACCATTTGGAAGGCATGGACATCGAGAGTATAGCCGAGGTTCTTGGCACAAGGCGCGGCACTGTAATGTCGAGGCTCGCGCGAGCAAGGGAGGTTCTCCGGCGCAAGCTTGCGCCATATGTAGAACCATAG
- a CDS encoding outer membrane lipoprotein-sorting protein yields the protein MRKICGWALIIATFVIPQFALAAISAREIVEKTYAAEKKATLQGIKFVSVQAGRAPVSSKVRVYRSQGRSRMEFLTGPTAGTIIIESNNSIITISAKQKMPTACLQHKTGDYLGQLFKNYVPKLVGSQSIAGRNCYIIKLEPKFSGNPTSKIWVDKEKYIILRTDWYGLNGKLFSLSRYDSIDFSARPPDSLFTAPIKPESSAVCRSTMNINEVRKAVGFTPLKPKYLPKGYTFDGYYIQTSPCGISFAALKYANGLNTISVFESKCPCGGPGCMADNRGQKRRFGRGARCGPNGCILADRPHARMFQTRVGDITIAVVGDAPTSELVKIAESIK from the coding sequence GTGAGGAAGATTTGTGGATGGGCCTTAATCATTGCAACTTTCGTCATCCCACAATTCGCTCTCGCAGCGATATCTGCGCGCGAAATAGTAGAAAAAACTTACGCCGCCGAGAAAAAAGCAACACTTCAAGGAATAAAGTTCGTTTCTGTCCAGGCGGGCAGGGCGCCGGTATCTTCGAAAGTCAGGGTATACCGAAGTCAAGGGCGTTCACGAATGGAATTCCTTACTGGCCCAACAGCTGGCACAATCATTATTGAAAGCAACAACTCAATAATTACGATTTCTGCAAAGCAGAAAATGCCAACCGCTTGCTTGCAACATAAGACAGGAGATTATCTTGGTCAGCTTTTTAAAAATTATGTGCCAAAGCTTGTCGGCTCGCAAAGCATAGCAGGCCGCAACTGCTACATAATTAAGCTTGAACCGAAGTTTAGCGGCAATCCTACAAGCAAGATTTGGGTAGACAAGGAAAAATACATCATTCTGAGGACCGATTGGTACGGCTTAAATGGCAAACTTTTTAGCCTCAGCCGATATGATAGCATAGATTTTTCCGCTAGGCCGCCTGACTCTCTATTCACCGCCCCAATTAAGCCTGAAAGTTCGGCTGTCTGCAGAAGCACTATGAACATAAATGAAGTTCGCAAGGCGGTGGGATTTACACCACTAAAACCAAAATATCTTCCAAAAGGCTACACATTTGATGGGTACTACATACAAACTTCGCCTTGCGGCATATCATTCGCGGCCCTAAAATACGCAAATGGCCTAAACACTATTTCGGTTTTCGAGAGCAAGTGCCCATGTGGTGGACCGGGATGCATGGCAGACAATCGCGGGCAAAAGCGCAGATTTGGCCGTGGAGCAAGATGTGGCCCAAACGGATGCATTTTAGCTGACCGTCCACACGCAAGGATGTTCCAAACAAGGGTTGGCGACATCACAATCGCCGTCGTAGGCGATGCGCCTACGTCTGAGCTTGTGAAAATTGCTGAGAGTATCAAATAG
- a CDS encoding sialidase family protein, with protein sequence MRKVKDLIIYRDDMYYCAFPSLVVRKDGEILCAFRRAPNRKLLWGGKYSHTDPNSYLVLVRSKDGGETWTKEPELIYAHPLGGSQDPCMIQLKDGSIVCSSYAWALLPPEGVEKYQKTLSHPPFGFLGGYIMRSDDGGKTWKGPFIPPPVPEDKTLDVLGKPCPAYNRGAMIQRKDGKLYWAVAANEGKRDRLTSVHLMTSSDRGETWEYVCPIAKDSKITLNESSLVETVKGDIVCFIRTANFNDHLVISRSTDGGKSFKWEDGKIIGHPYHAIRLKDGRVFLVYGYRHEPYGVRARLLNPDCTNVAEAPELVIRDDGGNGDLGYPWAALLPDGRILVAYYFNQSDGPRFIAGSIIEIN encoded by the coding sequence ATGAGAAAGGTGAAAGACCTTATCATCTATCGAGATGACATGTATTATTGTGCATTTCCATCGTTAGTGGTTCGAAAGGATGGCGAAATTCTCTGCGCATTTCGGAGGGCGCCAAACCGGAAGCTTTTGTGGGGCGGCAAATACAGCCATACCGACCCCAATAGCTACCTTGTTCTAGTTCGCTCGAAAGATGGCGGTGAGACTTGGACCAAAGAGCCCGAGCTTATCTACGCTCATCCACTAGGGGGTTCGCAGGATCCTTGCATGATACAGCTTAAAGATGGGTCAATTGTTTGCTCAAGTTATGCTTGGGCGTTATTGCCGCCCGAGGGCGTTGAAAAATATCAAAAGACTTTAAGTCACCCCCCATTTGGATTCCTGGGGGGTTATATCATGCGCTCGGACGACGGCGGCAAAACTTGGAAAGGCCCGTTTATACCGCCACCAGTTCCAGAAGACAAAACGCTAGACGTGCTAGGTAAGCCCTGCCCCGCTTACAATCGAGGCGCTATGATTCAGCGTAAAGACGGAAAGCTGTACTGGGCCGTTGCCGCAAACGAAGGAAAACGCGACCGACTGACGTCTGTTCACCTTATGACTTCGTCGGACCGCGGCGAGACATGGGAATATGTTTGCCCGATTGCTAAGGACAGCAAGATTACACTCAATGAATCATCGCTGGTTGAAACAGTAAAAGGTGACATAGTTTGCTTTATACGAACGGCAAACTTCAACGACCATCTGGTAATCTCGCGCTCGACAGACGGTGGCAAGAGTTTCAAGTGGGAAGATGGCAAAATCATTGGCCACCCATATCATGCAATACGATTAAAAGATGGGCGTGTGTTTTTGGTCTATGGTTACCGGCATGAGCCCTACGGGGTACGCGCGAGATTACTGAACCCCGACTGCACCAATGTTGCCGAGGCACCGGAACTCGTTATCCGCGATGACGGAGGCAATGGGGATCTTGGGTATCCATGGGCGGCACTACTCCCAGATGGGCGAATCCTTGTCGCATACTATTTCAACCAATCAGACGGACCCAGATTTATTGCAGG